In one Grus americana isolate bGruAme1 chromosome 1, bGruAme1.mat, whole genome shotgun sequence genomic region, the following are encoded:
- the PIGA gene encoding phosphatidylinositol N-acetylglucosaminyltransferase subunit A isoform X2 — MAAEGPAGTAHSICMVSDFFYPNMGGVESHVYQLSQCLIERGHKVLVVTHAYGRRKGIRYLTNGLKVYYLPLKVMYNQSTATTLFHSLPLLRYIFVRERVTVVHAHSSFSAMAHDALFHAKTMGLRTVFTDHSLFGFADVSSVLTNKLLTVSLCDTNHIICVSYTSKENTVLRAALDPLIVSVIPNAVDPTDFTPDPSRRDDSTITIVVVSRLVYRKGIDLLSGIIPELCQKYPELHFLVGGEGPKRIILEEVRERYQLHDRVRLLGALEHQDVRNVLVQGHIFLNTSLTEAFCMAIVEAASCGLQVVSTRVGGIPEVLPDNLIILCEPSVKSLCDGLEKAIAQLRSGTLPSPEAVHSKVKTFYTWRNVAERTEKVYDRVADEVVLPMDERLNRLMSHCGPVTGYIFALFAVLNFLFLTFLRWMTPDSIIDVAIDATGPKGAWTKQYFLGKKRKS, encoded by the exons ATGGCGGCCGAGGGCCCGGCGGGGACGGCGCACAGCATCTGCATGGTGTCGGACTTCTTCTACCCCAACATGGGGGGCGTAGAGAGCCACGTGTACCAGCTGTCGCAGTGCCTCATCGAGCGGGGCCACAAGGTCCTGGTGGTCACCCACGCCTACGGCCGCCGGAAGGGCATCCGCTACCTCACCAACGGGCTGAAAGTCTACTACTTGCCCCTGAAGGTCATGTACAACCAGTCCACGGCGACGACGCTCTTCCACAGCCTGCCCTTGCTCAGGTACATATTCGTGCGGGAGAGGGTCACCGTCGTCCATGCCCACAGCTCCTTCTCTGCCATGGCCCACGACGCCCTCTTCCACGCCAAGACCATGGGGCTGCGGACGGTGTTCACGGATCACTCCCTCTTTGGGTTTGCAGATGTCAGCTCCGTGCTTACCAACAAACTTCTGACGGTGTCCCTGTGTGACACAAACCACATCATCTGTGTCTCCTACACAAGTAAGGAAAACACGGTGCTGCGAGCAGCTTTGGACCCTTTGATAGTGTCCGTCATCCCCAATGCTGTCGATCCCACCGACTTTACTCCAGACCCGTCAAGGAGGGATGACAGTACAATAACAATTGTTGTTGTCAGCAGACTTGTTTACAGAAAAG GTATAGATTTGCTTAGTGGTATCATTCCTGAGCTCTGTCAGAAATATCCAGAGTTACATTTCTTAGTTGGTGGAGAAGGACCAAAACGAATCATACTGGAAGAAGTCCGGGAAAGATACCAGTTACATGACAG gGTACGTCTCCTAGGAGCCTTGGAACACCAGGATGTTAGAAATGTTCTAGTCCAGGGGCACATTTTTCTCAACACTTCCCTCACTGAGGCTTTTTGTATGGCAATTGTGGAAGCAGCAAGCTGTGGTTTACAg gtgGTGAGTACAAGAGTTGGTGGGATTCCTGAGGTGCTTCCAGATAATCTCATCATTTTATGTGAACCGTCCGTGAAATCTTTGTGTGATGGATTAGAAAAAGCTATTGCGCAGCTCAGATCAGGAACACTACCATCTCCAGAAGCTGTCCATAGTAAAGTAAAGACATTTTATACATGGAGGAATGTAGCAGAGAGAACTGAGAAA GTGTATGACAGGGTTGCAGATGAAGTAGTTTTACCAATGGATGAGCGACTTAACAGACTAATGTCTCACTGTGGCCCAGTGACTGGGTATATTTTTGCTCTGTTTGCTGTTCTGAACTTCCTTTTCTTGACGTTTCTGAGGTGGATGACTCCAGATTCCATTATTGATGTTGCAATAGATGCCACAGGACCTAAAGGTGCATGGactaaacagtattttttggggaaaaaaaggaagagttaa
- the PIGA gene encoding phosphatidylinositol N-acetylglucosaminyltransferase subunit A isoform X1 has product MAPCGSPGRNGPGMAAEGPAGTAHSICMVSDFFYPNMGGVESHVYQLSQCLIERGHKVLVVTHAYGRRKGIRYLTNGLKVYYLPLKVMYNQSTATTLFHSLPLLRYIFVRERVTVVHAHSSFSAMAHDALFHAKTMGLRTVFTDHSLFGFADVSSVLTNKLLTVSLCDTNHIICVSYTSKENTVLRAALDPLIVSVIPNAVDPTDFTPDPSRRDDSTITIVVVSRLVYRKGIDLLSGIIPELCQKYPELHFLVGGEGPKRIILEEVRERYQLHDRVRLLGALEHQDVRNVLVQGHIFLNTSLTEAFCMAIVEAASCGLQVVSTRVGGIPEVLPDNLIILCEPSVKSLCDGLEKAIAQLRSGTLPSPEAVHSKVKTFYTWRNVAERTEKVYDRVADEVVLPMDERLNRLMSHCGPVTGYIFALFAVLNFLFLTFLRWMTPDSIIDVAIDATGPKGAWTKQYFLGKKRKS; this is encoded by the exons ATGGCGCCTTGTGGTTCCCCCGGCAGGAACGGGCCCGGGATGGCGGCCGAGGGCCCGGCGGGGACGGCGCACAGCATCTGCATGGTGTCGGACTTCTTCTACCCCAACATGGGGGGCGTAGAGAGCCACGTGTACCAGCTGTCGCAGTGCCTCATCGAGCGGGGCCACAAGGTCCTGGTGGTCACCCACGCCTACGGCCGCCGGAAGGGCATCCGCTACCTCACCAACGGGCTGAAAGTCTACTACTTGCCCCTGAAGGTCATGTACAACCAGTCCACGGCGACGACGCTCTTCCACAGCCTGCCCTTGCTCAGGTACATATTCGTGCGGGAGAGGGTCACCGTCGTCCATGCCCACAGCTCCTTCTCTGCCATGGCCCACGACGCCCTCTTCCACGCCAAGACCATGGGGCTGCGGACGGTGTTCACGGATCACTCCCTCTTTGGGTTTGCAGATGTCAGCTCCGTGCTTACCAACAAACTTCTGACGGTGTCCCTGTGTGACACAAACCACATCATCTGTGTCTCCTACACAAGTAAGGAAAACACGGTGCTGCGAGCAGCTTTGGACCCTTTGATAGTGTCCGTCATCCCCAATGCTGTCGATCCCACCGACTTTACTCCAGACCCGTCAAGGAGGGATGACAGTACAATAACAATTGTTGTTGTCAGCAGACTTGTTTACAGAAAAG GTATAGATTTGCTTAGTGGTATCATTCCTGAGCTCTGTCAGAAATATCCAGAGTTACATTTCTTAGTTGGTGGAGAAGGACCAAAACGAATCATACTGGAAGAAGTCCGGGAAAGATACCAGTTACATGACAG gGTACGTCTCCTAGGAGCCTTGGAACACCAGGATGTTAGAAATGTTCTAGTCCAGGGGCACATTTTTCTCAACACTTCCCTCACTGAGGCTTTTTGTATGGCAATTGTGGAAGCAGCAAGCTGTGGTTTACAg gtgGTGAGTACAAGAGTTGGTGGGATTCCTGAGGTGCTTCCAGATAATCTCATCATTTTATGTGAACCGTCCGTGAAATCTTTGTGTGATGGATTAGAAAAAGCTATTGCGCAGCTCAGATCAGGAACACTACCATCTCCAGAAGCTGTCCATAGTAAAGTAAAGACATTTTATACATGGAGGAATGTAGCAGAGAGAACTGAGAAA GTGTATGACAGGGTTGCAGATGAAGTAGTTTTACCAATGGATGAGCGACTTAACAGACTAATGTCTCACTGTGGCCCAGTGACTGGGTATATTTTTGCTCTGTTTGCTGTTCTGAACTTCCTTTTCTTGACGTTTCTGAGGTGGATGACTCCAGATTCCATTATTGATGTTGCAATAGATGCCACAGGACCTAAAGGTGCATGGactaaacagtattttttggggaaaaaaaggaagagttaa